tatcaaagaatagACGTATTAAATACAGTATAGATATATACAATTAAAAAACAATTTAAATATACAACAGTAAACTTTTATTTATCTTTCAAAATTATCATCTATATTGAATTCAAACAAATATGTATGTataaaatacaatgaaatacaaacATATATGTAGATATAAAATACAAAGACATACAATGATATACaatgaaatatattgaataccGTGGAATACAGTCTATATTTAGGCTGGCAGAATATTAAAGATGATGACATTTTAACTGATGAATATAGTGATATACAGTAACATATAGATTGTCTGCTTAAGAAATGCATCTGGTTAGAAACAAAACCATTGAATTCAACCAATGAATTGCAAATGTATAAACAagtaatatatacatataatgaTCAATTTTTTAAACATTTCATAAAATAGAAAGCATGCACAACTGCTATAATACAATGAGCATTCTGTATTTGAATAGTAGAAATGGTATCAGAAATAAATACACCTTGTACTAGAGCTAAATACATGAAACAAtgactttttttttataaaaaaaagttaCAATCATACGTGTAGACATTGCCTCATTCAAAGTAAGCATCTCCTGGTATTTTTTTCCAAGCGTTGTGTACGTGTGTGAAGCTTCTTTCCGATTGCTGCAATTCCAACGTCCAAACATCTTTCTAACTTCTTCGAGGAAGTCGTATATTGGAAATTCTCTTGCTGACACAAGTGCGGCATTGATTGACTCAGCAATATTTGACGTCATGGTCCATCCCCTATTAACAGGTGCATACAACCTAGCCCACCTTTCATATCCAGCTAATTCCAAGTATTCTTTCACCCTAATATCTACCTTCTCCACCTTATCCATTAGACTATCAAATTCAGCATGTGTGTATGTTTTTGCCATCGAGAAGTATATCTCGCTCAACTTTGAATGactttttttgaatttcttataTACGTTGTTCCATAGATGCCATATACAAGCAAAATGTGTTACCATTGGATACACTCTCGATACGGATTTGATGATGCTCTCATTCCTATCTGAAACGATGCACATGTTTTCCCTCTCACCATATGCTTCCTTGAATTACTCAAATAACCACGACCAAGCAACATTTTTCTTTGAATCAATAACACCATATTCTAGTGGCAGTATATGACCTGTAAATACAATTGCATACATATTAAAAATACGTATTTCAATCTTTAATAGGCagtaaaattaataaattttattatAATCCCCATACTCACCTGCGCCATCCAACGTACTGGCCGAGACGAATGTCCCGGTGTATGTCGATTTTAGGTGGCTTCTATCCACAATCACAATGGGTCTACAATGATCGAACCCCTTTATAAATACATACAAAGATATATACACATACATGAACTCATTTTGTGGCGATTTTACCATTCTAATGTGTGAACCAGGATATGTCATATCCATTGTATATAAGTACCCTGGTAATTTATTGTATGAATCAGCTGATTCACCTCTCAAAAatttcattgccttttctttagCCCGCCACGCCAACATATAACTAACATCTACAACAAAATCTGATTTCACATTATCAATTATATCCTTTGGGGTGTATTTCCTCTTATGATTAGTAAGTTTGGGCCTAATCATACTACCGATAAGACTACTACTTGCTTGACGTTACTCATACACCTTATCCTTCAACGGACATGTATGCTTATCATTGAGCTCTCTCACTTTGAACATTTGTGATTTGTTAATGCTAGAAGCCTTAAATCTTCATTCACAATCCTCTGACATACATAATAATGTATAGCTGCAAATAATTTTTTCGCAATACATACGATCAGTATAAATAGTTAAAAAATATACTcatatacatgtgaatacattGTTACATATATAAACATTATTATAAAATACACACATATACATGTGAGTACGcctgtaattatatatatatatatatatatatatatatatatatatatatatatatatatatatatacgtataaaTACATCTAAAAACAAACAACGAAAGTCACTGTAATATCTATTTATCAGTAAAATACAGATGAATACATGTATTtgaaatacataattattcaTAAGTATAAAGTCATGTAAATACATCCAAACATAtctaaatacatctaaatacaattTAAAAATTCTACCATGAATACAAtatacaaaaaattcaaaatatatacatatacatgtgaTATACATGTGAATACGattgtaattatatatatacatctaaATACGTATAAATACATCTAAGAACAACCAGTGAAAGTCACTGTAATAAATATTTGTCAATAAAATACAGATAAATACATGCATTtgaaatacataattattcaTAAGTATAACAATGAAAGTCATGTAAATATATTCAAATATATCTAAATACATCTAAATATAGATAaaaattctaccatgaaaacaaTATACAATTTCACATTCAAAATACATAACCATACATTTGAATATAACATGGTGTTCAACAATTACGAACACTCAAACCTGATAGCATTAGACCTATCAACCCGGAATTGAAACCTTTCAGATATTGCATAATGCTCCATCACCTGTTTCAATGTAGCCTTATCCTTATATACTTATCTAACCATAACCTCTCTTTGATTAGTTTTTGAAATAATCAAATCCGTGTCCAGTTCGAACACCTCAATTGGTTCGCCTGAATTGACAGACTCAATAGCAAGTGTATCATCTGTATCAAAATTACACCTTTGATTTGCTTCGTCAATTTGCATAAGGTCGTCTTGAATTAAACTACCTCCAGCTACAACTTCTTTGTCAATTGTTGTTATGCACAAAGGATACATCCCAAATTCTCTGTTCACTTTTTTCAACTCTACATACACCCTGTAACCCATGTCGTTATGTATTTCCATTGGCGTGCAATTTCCATCTACTTTGTATTCAATTTTAATTGACTTTGAGCACAAATCTATGTCGAGTTGCTTCGAAATTGAAGCAACCAAATCATTGTACGACGTATACTCCTTTATCAGTATCCTCTCAATCAAATAATCGACATAGTTACTCTCATTGTTCCACTTGCCAGAATGACGCAGTAGCACAGTTAAACTTGCTATATGTAAAATCGAATTATACCGATTTCTGTATATAATTGTATGAATCTCGAATTTTATTGGTTGAAAACAGAACTTCCACGAACGATAGCAATAGAAAAAGGAAGGATTGAAAATCTTGAGATTGCTCTGTTTTGTTGTATTTTTCGGCTGGGAAAAATATTCTACAGATTCGTCATGAAATACAGATTCTGGGTGATATGAATCTCGAATTTTATTGGTTGAAAACAGAACTTCCATGAACGATAGCAactgaaaaatgaagaattgaaaatCTTGAGATTGCTCTGTTTTGTTGTATTTTTTGGCTGGGAAAAATATTCTACAGATTCGTCATGAAATACAGATTCTAGGTGATATAATTGAGttagttgagttatattaggagtctattgtgttaattgattcacttaccgTTTTAAACCAGCTGAATAGACCACGATTTACGCAATTTACGTTACTGTATTCGCGAATACAGCTcgcgaatacagtcgaatacaataattgcTTAGCTGGACTCCCATGTTTCACACTgagttttgctactgtattcatgaatacagtagcttaaatacatcgaatacactctataaaaactgaaaacatagctataggaagtaatatagtaaatgatagctacaactagctaataaccactaaacaatagtggtttgtgAAATTTCTCTATAAATAATGCATTGAGTATACATGATTATACGCATATTATATATTTGTCGATTATTTTTAATTTGACAGATAGGATGGACAGCTATTTAGGTTAATACTTCTCTAAAAAAGATAGATCATTTGATTGGTGCATCTCATCTCATCACATCACATAATATGAACGGAAATCTAATGCACTAAAGGATCATTTGCCTctttttattggaaaatggtaTAGGCATGAAATTCTACATTATTAACACAAGGTACTCTGCACACTGCCAGTATAACTTTTGATTAccaattctttcttcttatttgatTTGAGACATAAGTAGGACAAAACATGTGTTAACAATACCTAAATTTGAACGCCTAATATGTATTATTTAAGGACCGGGAAAAACCCAACCTGAGGAGAAAGGAAAACGAAAGCATATTGAACATTACACCTTTCTCTCGTAGTTTGTAAAATTTGATTCAATATTATGATTTACTTCTCCCTCTGTTTTCATGCTTTTGGTCCAAAGCAGCCAACTGCTACCAAACTTCACGAAGGATTTTCATTTGACAGGTAGAGCAACTTCGCCAGGATATAACAGTGAATTCTTTCGAGTATTGAGATCCTAGAATTCATGTAAATGTGAGAATCGTGAGAACTTTATTTAAAAGATATCCATATAAAAGTTATACTACAAGATGCGACAATTTTACTTTTAGCGCAAAGCTTTTAATCATCAAAAGCAAAGACTAATAATTCTCTACCTTTTTTACTTCAtacaattctttttattttgagaTGTTTCAAAATAATCGACACTATTCTATTAATAAAAGTTATATATTTTTCAAGTATTTTAACCTATTTTGAATTACAGATTTTAAACTTTGGTGGTTTCTGTCTAAGCTAttgattaaatatttatttactaCAACTAATATAATAACCAACTCAAATTAACATCTTACACTCCTTAGTTAAACATCATCAACACTTACCAGGTTCAAGTGCTACTAAACACATACTATTCAACCTTTTCTTGAAACTAATATTTCTCGCCTTCCaaatccttttttttcaaaaaataagagAAGTGTCCAAACCATTTTGAGGCAACTCGACTAATTCCACCCGATTActtgctacctcccaccagcacaaGTACCACAGTAAATCCGTCCACAAGAAGAAATAACATAGTCTCCATTGAAATTTGAACCTGAATCGACCCACACTAGAATTCTGCCATCAGGgtatcaaaaatgaaaaaaagcaaAACTCACTGAACTCAAGTCACTAACAACTGAAAACTCAGCCAAAAAGTTAGCTAGAGTCAGAATCAAGATTACCAGAAGATTATTGCATTTGGAACCAAACTAATAAGCATCTACTCACCTCATCCCCTTCCTCAATAATCcgaaaaagaagcaaaaaataacTGCAATTACCAATCATTAACTAGCAATGTGCCTTTCGTGATGAACCTCATTTCTAGCCCCCTCCAAGCAGAGGCGGAGCTAGTATTTCAATCTTATGGTccttttaagttactgggttctaaattaataatttgtacatattcaatatatttttaaagacAAATACAAGGTTTGAatcaaagctactgggttcggccgaacccgctcCCGGtactctagctccgcccctgcctCCAAGAGTAACGAAGggccccaaaaaaaaaaatatagacaCCTTGCATAATGCAGAAGATCTCTATATCTTCAGAATAAAGACCTAAATGCACCTCATACCCTGAACCTGAAACAAGAAAATAATCTAGGCTTGCCACTGAAGGAATAAGAGCGCCATTCAGGATATTTTAAAGCTGCAATGACACCTTCCTTTATCTCTCTGATGTATTTCTATGCAGATACAAAACCATGAACATAATCTAGAAAGCATAAAAAGACCCTCATAACAAGCACATAATGCAACACATgccaaaaattttcaaaacttaaaatataacGTACTTGCAGCAAGAATTACTTCTACAGTTGAAATTATCTGAGAATGCGATTGCACTCAAGTGTATGCAAGCTCAAGTTAGAAAATAAGTGGATCCTGTGTTAGGGTCATCCCATAGATATAATTCTTCTACTATTGCATGGTCTATCATTCCAGTAAGACGTCAGATGATGCAATTTGAATTCTGAGCTCAGTTAGGTGGATAAAATGTTCATTATCAAGATTcagggagaaaaagaaaaagcagTTATTGCAGTCGAAGCTAAGAAATGCCTACAGCCACCAGCATTGCTATAAAACGAAGACCTAATACCAACTAGAGCTGAGACAACTCGAAGTTTTACCAAGTCCCAACAGTAAACACGCCAAAGCAAAATCCTAGATATTACTCATCAAGAGATCATTCGATGTCAAACTAGAAGTGTGATTGGGAAGTGTCAAAAGAAATTGACTCGTCGAATGACACAATACTTCTCCTTTGAAGGTAGATTGACAGTATGAACTCAGTCTTGGATGGCATTCCACCATATCTAATGTCATTAATTCCCAATCCATTAGAAGCGGAAGAACAATTGAATGAACTCAAGAATGATTTCTTTGTGGGAAGGAAGGAACAAAAAGATAAGATGGACTAgagtgaaaaaaaataaaaagagatggTGGCATGGGGAAGGAaacaatgaaaagaagaaaattcatcTTATGCTAAAGTGATTGATTAGAAAATGGTTGGGTGTAATCCTTCATGAGGAATTATAAAGAGTGGGAAATTGACAATATGACTAAACTTCAAAAAAGATCAAAATGGGTTAAGATAATTCGTACTGCATTGGCAGAATTGCTATACACACTATAAAAAGAGGCTCGATAGTGGTGCCAGATTCAATGAAATGGAGGTAACTTAAGTATGGAGCATAAGCCTTGGTGGGCAAAGTCACCCGATACATGTGTTGGCTGGAGGTAGCAGTTACCCCGTGTAATAGTCGAGGTGTGTGCAAGATGGTCTGGACACCACTGTcattccaaaaaagaaaaagatggaGAGTACTCTGTAGAATCTGGCCATAAATTGCTAGCCACATAACACATCCCATACAGTGGCCTGGGAGAATAATCTGAAATATGGAGGCCACTCAACCACACCACAccacccccccaccccacccAAAAAAAGGAAGAAGCTAGTTTTTTGTTGGTTTGCCGCTCATGAGGTCTATTCAACATACTAATCCCCAGAAACAAGCATGGTTATTTGCATAGGTGTTACATGTAGCAAAAAGTAGTGTAGAGATGAATCATCTACTTCACACTGtcaggtgaagaagaagaattgtTCTGTTTGTATGGCTTAAGATAGGTGATACCACAGACAGTCAAGGAACTGCTTTGGAGCTGGCAAGAAGACGAAAGGGAAAGAAGACAGTTGACgtaaagtttttttaaaaaaaaaattaagacaGTGAACTTCAAGTATACAATTCCAGCTTGTGTTTTTGAATAATCTGGTTCGTGAGAAAGCAGAGGTAATTCGATGCAAATCAGATGGACCACACAAACTTTTTGATACAGTAAAAACCCCCGCCCACGAGTCAGCATTGGCTTTTTCCCTGGATGTAATGATTTAAATTCACGCTATGTCCTCAGGTCTTTGGATGTTTAAATGGTAAGGGTACCTGAGTTTTTCCTGCGTGCACTTCTAAAGCCTCGTTGGCGTTTTCAGTTGGAATAAAGTTTCTTTCTGACTTATCAAAAGGGGGAAAACACTGCTGATATGGGGTGAAGAACATAAAGCATCACAATGGGCACCGAAGATATAATTATGATAAAGCTGACTCGTAGAAGAAAGTGATAACCACAAATATTAGCTGACGCGCTATAGTACTATACCAGTGATTACTCCAAATAGTTGCAAGTCCTTACTGTGAGATCTCTCTTGGTTGGACGTGAAACCAGAAAATTCTGAAATTTCAAACTACAATGCATATTTAGGAAAGTGTATAGTGAAGTCAAAGTGCACTTGGAGCTTCAGTTAATATGAGAAGTTCAGAGCAACAAGAGAAAATCAATAACCTATGGGAAGTTAAAAAGCAACCCCTTAGTCAAACAAGATTATAATGTTTAAGGAAAATCGACATACCTACCTAGCACAACCTAGGGTGTGACTTACGGTCAATGAAGTGGGATGAAACCTTGGAGACCAAGATTCAAATCCCAACAGAGAAAAAAAATGTTAGGTGATTTCTTCCAATTTGTCTAATCTTTGGTGAGGAGAGTTCCCAATACCTATGTTGGTGGGAAGTAGCAAGTACCCCGATGGAAGGACACTGCAATTATCATTTAAGAAAACAGCAGCATAGCAGACATTTGCGAAGCCTAAAATATTTTACTCACTACTGGAATTCCTGATTAGCTATCTATCGAAGCCTACTTTGGTAGGCTTGCAGTTAAGTTTGCCTTGTGTGACTTGTCACAataaaacaaaagcaaagaacAAAGGAAGGGGCAAAAACTAGGATCAATGTCACTAGACATAACTCATAGCAGGTAAGATAATAAGATTTGGAATTATGTATCCTCCTACAGTATCTGCTTAGTTGGCAGCCAAATGATTCATTTGGAAAGAGAAAAGAGATAAATAGAAGGAAAAGATAAGCACAATGCGAATTCATGCGCAAATACTGTGAGAGGCCTTTAGATATCCCCGTAGCTTCACAtacccaacaacaacaaaaaacccaatGTAATTCCACAAGTGGAGTCTTGAgaagagtagtgtgtacgcataccttactcTACCTTGAGAAGGTAGAGATGCCTAGTCACATACTAATACTGGATAATATAGGCATTATCCACAAGCAGCAACTTCAAACAGGACCATATACCGAAATGCCACTTATAATAGATAAGAAAGTGTGTAAAAATAAGAAAGTGAGTTATAGATATACACACACCCAAAACACTGAAACTGTTTCATTTGGGAGTAAAAGGAAAGCAGCTCCAGACGAATAATATTTTCCGTATTTTCCTTTTAAACAAGAACACAAAATAACATCTCCAGATACAAAGTCACTTTGCGTCCTTGGGATACAACAAGTCAGCAGTAAATTGCAAACCATAAGCAGGACAAGGAAACTATAATGATTAGCTTACCAAGTATCGTATCCATATGATGAAATTATGGTCTGAACTCTGAAGAGCTCAATCATAGACCATTGTATCACCAGATCTCACATATAATACATATACATCTCACAGAGTTATTACAGTAGGTGAACAAGAGTATAGCCAGTCTCATTGAAATTGTTTTTAACACTTTCAGGTCAACAAAGAAACAGAACATCTGCAGCCTATACTCTAGACATGCTAGTCCTTAGAAAGTAGGCATACCTGTCTCCAAAGACCTGCACTCTACGTGCCTTTTCTTTTCATATGGTGCAAAACAAGAGGTGTTCCTTCAAATAGATCCAACAAGTAACCCTCTAAGTCCTCTAAAGTATACTTTATGTACTTCCCCGCATTTCTTCCACTCTCTAAATGACCCCCAAACCTCCCCAAAAAAGACCGATATGCAGGTAGCACTTTTTCAGAAATAGATATTCTCAGTTCTTCGCGCAGTTGAGCATCTGGGACCTTCCAACCCGTTTGGATTCTATAAATTTCTTCAAAACATACGTTGAAGTTCTTAAACCTCTCCTTGAGGACTGTCTTTGAGGCATTGCTTGAGCTTCCACCAAGCCCTTCATCCTTCAAACAAGATAGAACCTTGCTCCACGAAGCTCTAAGATAACCTGTAGCATGTTGTCGAATTTGACCCCTTCGCTTTCTGACCCACTGATCACCTAAAAGTTTTTGAAGCTCCGAATCTTTCACTTTCTGAACTATGTAATGTACATTATTC
This DNA window, taken from Nicotiana tabacum cultivar K326 chromosome 4, ASM71507v2, whole genome shotgun sequence, encodes the following:
- the LOC107813626 gene encoding uncharacterized protein LOC107813626, translated to MAKTYTHAEFDSLMDKVEKVDIRVKEYLELAGYERWARLYAPVNRGWTMTSNIAESINAALVSAREFPIYDFLEEVRKMFGRWNCSNRKEASHTYTTLGKKYQEMLTLNEAMSTRMIVVPSTEYLHMVNDEGRHYIVCLLERKCSCGRFQVDELPCPHAWAVLKSKFLMPEDYCLDYYKPKSVVMTYEVPVYPLPDRNEWNIPAHISEEVVLPPK